A genome region from Deltaproteobacteria bacterium includes the following:
- a CDS encoding PxxKW family cysteine-rich protein — MSGVCQTVKAGDPCVFWKKTGCSYNGGTCYPVVEACIGCERIKEYPSGQYCTSFCEPELKWRLGVCNLATHVKRNNGNGSAKRLNPLKASKRRATGK; from the coding sequence ATGAGTGGAGTATGCCAGACGGTCAAGGCAGGGGACCCCTGTGTCTTCTGGAAAAAAACAGGGTGTTCCTACAATGGTGGAACGTGCTATCCTGTGGTGGAAGCCTGTATCGGGTGTGAGCGTATCAAGGAATACCCGTCTGGTCAGTACTGTACCAGTTTCTGCGAGCCTGAGCTGAAATGGAGGCTCGGGGTGTGCAATCTGGCGACCCATGTCAAAAGGAACAACGGCAATGGATCGGCCAAGAGGTTGAATCCCCTGAAAGCATCCAAGAGGAGGGCTACCGGCAAATAG
- a CDS encoding helix-turn-helix domain-containing protein yields the protein MEGKIHQRIRDYRKLKGLTLKELAERAGCTQSYISQLEKRTTMPSLSMVGKLARALDVNVVDLFADPPEESQKDWHLPKEERRIIEYPGGKVLSQMLVSRITTKKMEPLISVVEPGGGSDRVEPGERSGHPEKISHPRGTEEFVLVLKGGIDFQINGKTLILREGDTLYFDGNRPHCWVNNGTEAAEVLFVFSPPTW from the coding sequence ATGGAAGGGAAGATTCATCAGAGAATCCGGGACTACAGGAAGCTCAAGGGCCTGACCCTGAAGGAGCTTGCAGAGAGGGCCGGTTGCACCCAGTCCTACATTTCTCAGCTCGAGAAGAGGACCACCATGCCTTCGCTTTCCATGGTGGGTAAGCTCGCCAGAGCTCTGGACGTTAACGTGGTGGATCTGTTTGCAGACCCACCCGAGGAATCCCAGAAGGATTGGCACCTGCCAAAGGAAGAAAGGAGGATCATAGAGTACCCCGGAGGCAAGGTCTTGAGCCAGATGTTGGTTTCAAGAATCACGACGAAGAAGATGGAACCCCTTATCAGCGTCGTCGAACCTGGTGGAGGGTCTGACAGGGTTGAGCCCGGTGAGAGGTCCGGACACCCGGAGAAGATCTCCCATCCCCGGGGCACCGAGGAGTTCGTCCTTGTTCTCAAGGGGGGAATCGACTTTCAGATCAACGGAAAGACCTTGATTCTCCGGGAAGGCGATACACTCTACTTCGATGGGAATCGACCCCATTGCTGGGTCAACAACGGGACGGAGGCCGCTGAAGTCCTCTTTGTGTTCAGCCCCCCCACATGGTAG
- a CDS encoding MFS transporter: protein MRTFLLLIFWGLWFLNFSSRTVFSPILPILEQELHLTHARAGSLFLFLSVGYTSTLLLAGSLAPRVGYKRTITAGFLAVTIAHLFLGQARSYWSLASFFFLVGISTGIYMPSIIPIITATFDRAKWGKVIALHDTAASTSIFLIPILAAVCIRYFSWRALFPVLSGACLAGALLFWSFSPDPRARDRAGSGFLHVFRRPVFWRMAVLWIFAAASNMGLYSIIPLFLVRERGIPIELANTVFGASRVGGIFVSILAGFMADRYGARRILALAFLITGASTIGVALAWNFPLLVGMLFLQASVSLGFFPVALLGISKLTTFEERSAFTGGSLALGVVFGLGVTPVLLGSAADLWNFETGILALGILTVISTLSLRGLKGI, encoded by the coding sequence ATGAGGACATTCCTTCTCCTGATATTCTGGGGTCTCTGGTTTCTCAACTTCTCAAGTCGTACGGTCTTCTCTCCGATCCTTCCGATTCTTGAACAAGAACTCCACCTGACTCACGCCAGAGCGGGAAGCCTTTTTCTCTTCCTGTCCGTGGGTTACACATCGACGCTCCTGCTGGCCGGATCTCTGGCCCCTCGGGTAGGCTACAAACGGACAATCACGGCAGGATTCCTGGCAGTCACCATAGCTCACCTTTTTTTGGGCCAGGCGCGTTCTTACTGGTCTCTTGCAAGCTTCTTTTTCCTTGTCGGAATCTCCACGGGGATCTATATGCCCAGTATCATTCCCATCATTACCGCCACCTTTGACCGGGCAAAATGGGGCAAGGTCATCGCCCTCCATGACACCGCGGCCTCTACCAGCATCTTCCTCATACCGATCCTTGCGGCCGTCTGTATCCGGTATTTTTCGTGGAGGGCGCTGTTTCCTGTCCTGAGTGGTGCCTGCCTTGCAGGCGCCCTTCTCTTCTGGTCGTTTTCCCCGGATCCCCGGGCCCGGGACAGAGCGGGCTCCGGTTTTCTCCACGTCTTCCGCCGTCCGGTCTTCTGGAGGATGGCAGTCCTCTGGATTTTCGCCGCCGCCTCCAACATGGGGCTTTACAGCATCATACCCCTCTTCCTCGTCAGGGAAAGGGGGATACCCATAGAACTGGCCAACACGGTATTCGGCGCATCGAGAGTAGGTGGTATCTTCGTCTCAATTCTGGCGGGTTTCATGGCCGACCGATACGGGGCAAGGAGGATCCTGGCACTCGCTTTCCTGATTACAGGAGCCTCGACCATCGGAGTGGCTCTCGCCTGGAACTTCCCCCTCCTCGTGGGGATGCTTTTCCTCCAGGCTAGCGTCTCTCTCGGCTTTTTCCCCGTAGCTCTCCTCGGTATCTCAAAACTGACCACTTTCGAGGAGAGAAGTGCCTTCACCGGCGGATCGCTTGCCCTGGGTGTCGTCTTCGGTCTCGGGGTAACCCCCGTTCTTCTCGGCTCGGCGGCGGACCTATGGAACTTCGAAACCGGCATCCTGGCTCTTGGGATCCTAACGGTCATCTCGACCCTCTCTCTCAGGGGATTGAAAGGGATCTGA
- the ribD gene encoding bifunctional diaminohydroxyphosphoribosylaminopyrimidine deaminase/5-amino-6-(5-phosphoribosylamino)uracil reductase RibD, translating into MKAALRLARRGMGWVSPNPMVGAVIVRGEKVIARGYHRRFGGPHAEAEALSSVEGKLKGATLYVTLEPCCHYGKTPPCVDLIIEKGIGRVVIGTEDPNPLVAGKGIRKLLDHGVRVTVGVLEGPCRALNEPHFKYFETGLPLVSLKIAQSLDGRIATKNGSSQWISSPDSRRLAHRWRATHDAVMVGIGTVLSDDPSLTVRLVRGRNPRRIIVDSRLRIPVTSRVLSDGNPSLTTVLTTPRADAKSIEDLRRLGARVIPVSPNPQGRVDLRTALPILSQEGITSVLVEGGAALATSLFRERLVDRLLIVIGPKIIGEGIDAVGDLGTANLTQALGFTIEKTSRVGPDLVVVARPNTRAAGESRHAAAPFAGSPL; encoded by the coding sequence ATGAAGGCGGCTCTTCGCCTGGCCCGCAGGGGAATGGGATGGGTAAGCCCGAACCCGATGGTGGGAGCCGTGATCGTGAGGGGAGAGAAGGTCATAGCACGGGGGTACCACAGGAGGTTCGGGGGTCCCCATGCCGAGGCCGAGGCCTTGAGCTCCGTGGAAGGAAAACTCAAGGGGGCCACCCTCTATGTGACCCTCGAGCCCTGTTGTCACTATGGAAAGACCCCTCCCTGCGTCGACCTCATCATCGAAAAGGGAATCGGCCGTGTGGTCATCGGCACCGAGGATCCGAACCCCCTGGTCGCGGGCAAGGGGATCAGGAAGCTTCTCGACCACGGGGTCAGGGTGACCGTGGGGGTGCTTGAAGGACCATGTCGCGCCTTGAACGAGCCGCATTTCAAGTACTTCGAAACCGGCCTTCCCCTGGTCAGCCTGAAGATCGCCCAGTCCCTTGACGGCCGTATCGCAACAAAGAACGGAAGCTCCCAGTGGATCAGCTCTCCGGACTCAAGGAGGCTGGCCCACAGGTGGCGTGCGACTCATGACGCCGTTATGGTGGGTATCGGCACGGTACTCAGCGACGATCCCAGCCTCACCGTGCGGTTGGTCAGGGGGAGGAACCCCAGGCGGATAATCGTCGACAGCAGGCTTAGAATCCCCGTGACGAGCAGGGTCCTGTCGGATGGGAACCCATCACTCACCACGGTTCTCACCACTCCGCGGGCCGATGCCAAGAGCATCGAGGATCTAAGAAGGCTGGGAGCACGGGTCATCCCGGTGAGCCCGAATCCGCAGGGAAGGGTCGACCTCCGGACAGCGCTCCCAATCCTGTCTCAGGAAGGAATCACCTCGGTTCTCGTCGAGGGGGGAGCCGCCCTTGCCACTTCTCTCTTTAGGGAAAGACTCGTCGACAGACTCCTGATAGTCATCGGCCCGAAAATCATCGGAGAGGGGATCGACGCGGTGGGAGATCTGGGAACGGCGAACCTCACCCAGGCCCTCGGCTTTACCATCGAGAAGACCAGCAGGGTCGGTCCGGACCTAGTTGTGGTGGCAAGACCCAATACCCGAGCCGCCGGCGAGAGTAGGCATGCTGCCGCCCCTTTTGCCGGCTCCCCACTCTAG
- a CDS encoding xanthine dehydrogenase family protein subunit M, which translates to MSNSQVITHDFDYYSPKSVTEALDILKMPGTRALAGGTDVLNEIKTGGDKPGALVYIMGIKELDFLVWEGGLKIGATTLFSTLEEDQGIREKYPALHDAVKSMGAVQIKNLATPAGNLCTASPGADSAPPLMALNAQVEISTKNEKGEIERRNVRVEDFFTGPRKTVLQPGELITAISIPEPSPESGSAFRKIARVTLSIAKINCAVYVVRDGDTCAEVRAALGGVAPKPVRASNFEKALAGQKLSESSLARAAEALSEDISPRNARSTAAYKRHAASFLIRDVFEAAWERSGGEVAK; encoded by the coding sequence ATGTCTAATTCCCAGGTTATAACCCATGACTTCGATTACTACAGCCCTAAGAGTGTCACAGAGGCTCTCGATATTCTCAAGATGCCCGGGACAAGGGCTCTTGCGGGGGGAACCGACGTATTGAACGAGATCAAGACCGGCGGAGACAAACCCGGGGCTCTGGTGTACATCATGGGCATAAAGGAACTGGACTTCCTCGTATGGGAAGGAGGGCTGAAGATCGGGGCGACCACCCTGTTTTCCACTCTTGAGGAGGACCAGGGCATAAGGGAGAAATACCCGGCTCTCCACGACGCAGTGAAGAGTATGGGGGCCGTGCAGATAAAGAACCTGGCCACCCCGGCCGGAAACCTATGCACGGCTTCTCCAGGGGCGGACTCTGCTCCACCGCTGATGGCATTGAACGCCCAGGTGGAGATAAGTACGAAGAACGAAAAAGGCGAGATCGAGCGCAGGAACGTTCGCGTGGAGGATTTCTTCACCGGACCTAGGAAGACGGTGCTTCAGCCCGGGGAGCTGATAACCGCCATCTCTATTCCCGAGCCTTCTCCGGAATCGGGCTCGGCTTTCAGGAAGATCGCGCGGGTCACGCTGAGCATAGCCAAGATAAACTGCGCCGTCTACGTGGTCCGGGACGGCGATACCTGTGCGGAGGTGCGGGCCGCCCTTGGAGGTGTGGCACCAAAACCGGTCCGTGCCTCCAACTTCGAGAAGGCCCTTGCTGGTCAAAAGCTCAGCGAGTCTTCCCTGGCACGGGCTGCAGAGGCATTGAGCGAAGACATTTCTCCGAGGAATGCCCGGTCCACGGCGGCTTACAAGAGACATGCCGCTTCCTTCCTGATCCGGGATGTCTTCGAGGCTGCATGGGAAAGGTCTGGAGGGGAGGTGGCAAAGTGA
- a CDS encoding xanthine dehydrogenase family protein molybdopterin-binding subunit: MEEGKYHVLGRDFPRKDGIARVTGREIYPSDMYLEGMLYGRILRSPYPHARVKSIDFSEAEKMGAVCLSFQDVPKKYYNVRQVSIPRSTFKDWQVLTDHMRQIDDAFGAVAAETQELAAKAAEAVRVEWEVLPSYMTMDEALAAEEDLIHEKVYLEDREIIIEHNIACTREVVEGDVNEGFKEADVIVENEFVTSRVYHAQLEPKSCVCRPEPDGGVTVWPSTQTIHNTRLLIGEIFDIPLNKVNVVRIPVGGHFGSGIHTNPVNLITVALALKAGRPVKIIHSREEDMYDHAKYPTRYTLKIGAKRDGTLVAGEMKAYVDIGSHHVQALAFLGVLAGWWHSLYRLPNMKYEGMAIYTNKAPACAMQGYGAPQVTFGVETTMTMLAEKLGMDPIELRVKNYVGLGEVFWGQGPTIRSVIHSDGVKELLFKGAELIGYKDRGDPKTKTGRFRRGIGFARGFHTSGTGAPVPGEVKDYSTAQVKVNEDGSIDVLTALMDHGGGTLDALAKLVAEEFGVPFEKVGVSPADTRSTGYDVCTHATRGVYCGGGAVLEVARDAKNVLLGYASRILDAPVASLKIRPDEEQKQGVIYVEGMPEKHLTIREVAQTAMNKNWGTAIASKSVRMVNCPPCFTTYYVQVLVDMETGRVKIEKVVAGSDAGTVINPTLARGQLHGGFYRGAGMALVEDAEYDEKTGKLRCNGLLTEYKMLGAADLPDPEDVQTFFAGTREPTGPMGAKGIGESALNPVAAAVALAIQNATGIYFTKLPIRPEDIFEAVLGD, from the coding sequence ATGGAAGAGGGAAAATACCACGTTTTGGGAAGGGATTTTCCAAGGAAAGACGGTATTGCCCGGGTTACGGGGAGAGAGATCTACCCCTCTGACATGTACCTCGAGGGAATGCTTTACGGGCGGATACTCCGGAGCCCCTACCCGCATGCCCGGGTCAAGAGCATCGACTTTTCCGAGGCCGAGAAGATGGGGGCGGTATGCCTGAGTTTCCAGGATGTGCCGAAGAAGTATTACAACGTCCGCCAGGTTTCCATCCCCAGGAGCACCTTCAAGGACTGGCAGGTCCTGACGGACCACATGAGGCAGATCGACGATGCTTTCGGTGCCGTGGCCGCGGAGACACAGGAACTGGCCGCCAAGGCGGCCGAGGCGGTACGGGTGGAGTGGGAGGTGCTGCCCTCGTACATGACTATGGATGAAGCCCTGGCGGCCGAGGAAGACCTGATCCACGAGAAGGTTTATCTGGAAGACAGGGAGATCATCATAGAGCACAACATAGCCTGCACGAGGGAGGTCGTAGAGGGGGACGTCAACGAGGGTTTCAAAGAAGCGGATGTCATCGTGGAGAATGAATTCGTCACTTCCCGGGTGTACCATGCCCAACTCGAACCCAAGTCCTGTGTGTGTCGGCCCGAGCCGGACGGGGGTGTTACCGTCTGGCCTTCAACCCAGACAATCCACAACACCCGGCTGCTCATAGGCGAGATCTTCGATATCCCCTTGAACAAGGTAAACGTGGTACGTATTCCTGTGGGAGGACATTTCGGCTCTGGAATCCATACCAATCCGGTGAATCTCATCACCGTTGCCCTGGCCTTGAAGGCGGGCCGCCCGGTAAAGATAATCCATTCCAGGGAAGAGGATATGTATGACCATGCCAAGTATCCCACCCGCTATACCCTGAAAATCGGTGCAAAGAGGGATGGGACCCTCGTGGCAGGTGAGATGAAGGCCTATGTGGACATAGGCTCTCACCACGTTCAGGCCCTGGCTTTTCTGGGGGTTCTGGCAGGCTGGTGGCATTCCCTGTACAGGTTGCCGAACATGAAGTACGAGGGCATGGCGATCTATACCAACAAGGCGCCTGCCTGTGCCATGCAGGGATATGGTGCCCCGCAGGTGACCTTCGGGGTTGAGACCACGATGACCATGCTTGCGGAAAAGCTCGGTATGGACCCGATCGAGTTGCGGGTGAAGAACTACGTAGGGCTGGGAGAGGTCTTCTGGGGCCAGGGTCCCACCATTCGCTCGGTCATTCATTCCGACGGGGTCAAGGAGCTTCTTTTCAAAGGAGCAGAGCTAATCGGGTACAAGGATCGGGGAGACCCGAAGACCAAGACCGGGCGGTTCAGGAGGGGGATCGGTTTTGCCAGGGGTTTTCATACCTCCGGCACGGGTGCCCCGGTTCCGGGTGAGGTCAAGGACTATTCCACCGCTCAGGTCAAGGTCAACGAAGACGGTTCGATCGACGTCCTGACGGCTCTGATGGATCACGGGGGAGGGACCCTGGATGCATTGGCCAAGCTGGTGGCCGAGGAGTTCGGAGTACCCTTTGAAAAGGTGGGGGTCTCTCCGGCCGATACGCGTTCAACCGGCTACGACGTGTGTACCCATGCCACCCGCGGGGTTTACTGCGGAGGTGGGGCTGTCCTCGAAGTCGCCAGGGACGCAAAGAACGTCCTCCTGGGCTATGCCTCAAGGATTCTGGATGCGCCGGTGGCCTCCCTGAAGATCCGGCCCGATGAGGAGCAAAAACAGGGAGTGATCTATGTGGAGGGAATGCCGGAAAAGCATCTGACCATACGAGAGGTGGCACAGACCGCCATGAACAAGAACTGGGGGACTGCGATCGCATCCAAGAGCGTGCGTATGGTCAACTGCCCCCCATGTTTCACCACTTACTATGTCCAGGTTTTGGTCGACATGGAGACGGGTCGGGTGAAGATCGAAAAGGTGGTGGCCGGGAGCGACGCTGGGACGGTTATCAATCCCACCCTGGCCCGGGGACAACTCCACGGCGGATTCTACCGGGGTGCGGGGATGGCCTTGGTGGAGGACGCCGAATACGACGAGAAGACGGGGAAACTCCGGTGCAACGGCCTTCTGACCGAGTACAAGATGCTGGGAGCCGCGGACCTTCCGGATCCTGAAGACGTCCAGACCTTCTTTGCAGGTACTCGGGAGCCCACCGGCCCGATGGGAGCCAAGGGCATCGGCGAATCCGCTTTGAATCCGGTGGCGGCTGCGGTGGCTTTGGCCATACAGAACGCCACGGGCATCTACTTCACCAAGTTGCCGATCCGACCGGAGGATATCTTTGAGGCCGTATTGGGAGATTGA